A region of Moorena producens PAL-8-15-08-1 DNA encodes the following proteins:
- a CDS encoding type I polyketide synthase, whose protein sequence is MSNSKLDMALAQLQEDLDSFEKNLIQRIQGKDTMSDKLTESSNINQKLPQTPIAIVGMASLLPKARNLQEYWTNILEKIDCITDVPASHWNVDDYYDPNPKAPDKTYCKRGGFIPHIDFNPMEFGLPPNILEVTDVSQLLSLVVAKEAMEDAGYGKSREFNRERTGVILGSALAKQLSTPLSVRLQYPIWEKVLKSSGLSDQDTKKIVEKIKLAYVQWNENAFPGMLANVIAGRIANRLDLGGTNCVVDAACASSLGALKMAMSELSEHRADMMLTGGVDTDNSLLAYICFSKTPAISPSQTIKPFDAESDGMMLGEGIGMLVLKRLEDAKRDNDTIYAVIKGIGTSSDGKYKSIYAPRPEGQAKALKRAYEDAGFSPTSVSLIEAHGTGTRAGDPSEFKALKDVFSENNPKKQYVALGSVKSQIGHTKAAAGAASLIKTALALHHKILPPTINITNPNPSLDIDNSPFYLNTETRPWIRAEGDSPRRAGVSSFGFGGTNYHVVLEEYEQEHNHVYRLHHTSESIVLSAPTPDQLLARCEDTLQKLQFKTGEQHYQELIDSCKAEEIPVTEARVGFVADSLIQACRCLQTTINCLKNRPQAQSWNHPQGIYYRDSGMKLEGKVVALFSGQGSQYLEMGRELVMNFPCLRQTYGYIDSLFLKDSLKPVSETVFPAPVFDTAQRHIQAEVLQRTDYAQPAIGAFSVGLYKILQQAGFKPDFIAGHSFGELTALWAAEVLSDEDYFFLVKARGQAMATPDDPNFDPGAMLAVNEEVNRVKAVIDSFPKITIANFNSNRQVVLAGSTAEIAKVQEVLTEKGYSAILLPVSAAFHTSRIGHAQKAFAQASEAVTFKKAKIPVYTNVTGERYPTEPEDIKNILGVNLSKSVLFKQEIETIYNAGGYCFVEFGPRSILTHLVKDILGDKPHVAVALNASRQQDSDRQLRQAVIQLRVAGLPLKNLDPYQIEPPAPKTDNKKPLNVRLNCVNYVSEKTKKAFEKALQDGHQVTSLGQDNGASHVSTVETQLTQMLTNGDGSSQSNGKTAQANYQGSSSTNKLVTPPTPSQSNGHRSSQSNGHTAQANHQRSSSTKLVTPPTPSQSNGHRSSQSNGHTAQANHQRSSLTKLVTPSTPSVSNGNRSSQSNGHTAKANYQGSSSTKLVTTPSTPSVSNGNRSSQSNGHTAKANYQGSSSTKLVTQSTPLVSNGNRSSQNNGKGAIAQKPGNRIALSPFIQPTSRLRPMETSQSKPTSIATQPTQKPNGHLVTSSGSSTNDRSDAKPALALTQPALESNMLSTPTLSVNSQRILESLEYSLKLFSQHQGETLQVHGQYLNNQLEYAKTFFQLMQQQHSLFGNSNGTDQQVQTKQLVIQSLERTMMQFHQQQGQTLNVHEQYLNHQLEYTKNFFQLVKQQYQEVLKGEVVDQPGLEAGNGNQLLGNQELTTQDTSTTVTTSVTSAQDSLNNLPSTTKLTTETKQKNKLVQKQDSQTSENTEVVNQEETLKPNPAATLLKESKPEPEPALSNVSKPVQESPVAEVKVEPTAKVASSASAATDINGIGQTLLDVVSEKTGYPADMLELDMDMEADLGIDSIKRVEILGALQEMYPDFPQANPEQLGELRTLGQIVEYLQSNGSKVLPVQPEATTNSSAKIETIESEPVESNEVQPVEENLGAETPTPLPATDVKAIGQTLLDVVSEKTGYPADMLELDMDMEADLGIDSIKRVEILGALQEMYPDLPQANPEQLGELRTLGQIVEYLQSNASKVIPVQPEATTNSSAEMETIESEPVESNEVQPVEESLPLETSTPLTPLPAIDVKAIGQTLLDVVSEKTGYPADMLELDMDMEADLGIDSIKRVEILGALQEMYPDLPQANPEQLGELRTLGQIVEYLQQQTATTEKKEFQQQPSSEQLDLDHNIPRCLVKLKALPEPDSLDLTLPDKHIVLLTDDGSLTTSKLAQSLTERDWKVVVLSFPQSLIAEQPPLPKGVSRIVLNDLSEEHLKQQLAAITANYGSVAAFIHLNPAIGTGPNHGIRFLDLEKALLKQVFLMAKHLKPSLNQAARQGRSCFMTVARLDGAFGLAQNMNFGAIGAGLFGLTKTLNLEWKSVFCRGIDLSPDLNAERSAQYIMAELHDPNHYITEVGYSSQGRVTLSTEPSI, encoded by the coding sequence ATGTCTAATTCTAAACTTGACATGGCATTGGCCCAGCTCCAAGAGGACTTGGATAGCTTTGAAAAGAATCTGATCCAACGTATCCAAGGGAAAGACACGATGTCGGATAAATTAACAGAATCAAGCAATATTAACCAAAAACTGCCACAAACTCCTATCGCCATTGTTGGCATGGCATCGCTTTTACCGAAAGCCAGAAATTTGCAGGAATACTGGACGAATATTCTTGAAAAAATCGACTGTATTACGGATGTTCCTGCTTCCCACTGGAATGTAGACGACTACTACGATCCAAACCCCAAGGCACCGGACAAAACCTACTGCAAAAGAGGCGGATTTATCCCACATATCGATTTTAACCCCATGGAGTTTGGGCTCCCTCCGAACATCCTAGAAGTAACAGATGTTTCCCAGTTGTTAAGTCTAGTAGTGGCAAAGGAGGCGATGGAAGATGCGGGCTATGGCAAATCCCGGGAGTTTAATCGAGAGCGTACTGGGGTAATCCTAGGCTCGGCACTGGCAAAACAACTAAGTACACCACTTTCAGTGAGATTGCAGTATCCGATTTGGGAGAAAGTCCTAAAAAGTAGTGGGTTATCCGATCAGGATACTAAAAAAATTGTAGAAAAAATAAAGCTAGCCTATGTGCAGTGGAACGAAAATGCCTTTCCCGGGATGCTAGCTAATGTTATTGCTGGACGCATTGCCAACCGTCTAGATTTGGGGGGAACAAACTGTGTAGTGGATGCTGCCTGTGCCAGCTCATTAGGTGCTTTAAAAATGGCAATGAGTGAGCTGAGTGAGCATCGCGCTGACATGATGCTGACTGGAGGAGTTGACACGGATAACTCTCTGTTGGCCTATATATGTTTCAGCAAAACCCCTGCCATCTCGCCAAGCCAAACTATAAAGCCTTTCGATGCTGAGTCGGATGGGATGATGCTGGGTGAAGGCATCGGGATGCTGGTACTTAAACGTCTGGAGGACGCGAAGCGAGATAATGACACAATCTATGCTGTGATCAAAGGCATTGGTACCTCCAGTGATGGTAAATATAAAAGCATTTACGCTCCTCGCCCAGAAGGACAAGCGAAAGCCTTGAAGCGGGCTTACGAAGATGCAGGTTTCTCTCCTACCAGTGTCAGCCTGATTGAAGCACACGGCACGGGGACTAGAGCTGGGGATCCCAGTGAATTCAAGGCTCTAAAGGACGTTTTTAGTGAAAACAACCCCAAAAAACAGTATGTTGCTCTCGGTAGTGTTAAATCCCAGATTGGGCATACCAAAGCTGCGGCTGGTGCAGCTAGTCTCATCAAAACTGCCTTGGCTCTACACCACAAAATCTTGCCACCTACTATCAACATCACCAATCCCAACCCATCACTGGATATTGATAATTCACCATTTTATTTGAATACTGAAACCCGACCCTGGATTCGCGCTGAAGGAGATAGTCCAAGGCGTGCTGGTGTGAGTTCCTTTGGCTTTGGTGGCACGAATTACCATGTTGTTCTCGAAGAATATGAACAAGAACACAATCATGTCTATCGTTTACACCACACTTCCGAGTCGATTGTCCTGTCTGCGCCAACACCAGACCAATTGTTAGCTCGTTGTGAAGATACCTTACAAAAGTTGCAGTTTAAAACTGGAGAGCAGCACTACCAGGAACTGATTGATAGCTGTAAAGCTGAAGAAATTCCGGTCACTGAAGCTAGAGTGGGGTTTGTGGCGGATTCTCTAATACAAGCTTGCAGATGCTTACAAACCACTATTAACTGCCTGAAAAACAGACCACAAGCACAATCGTGGAATCATCCCCAAGGGATCTACTATCGTGACAGTGGCATGAAGCTGGAAGGAAAAGTCGTTGCCCTATTTTCAGGCCAAGGTTCCCAGTATCTAGAAATGGGGCGGGAACTGGTGATGAATTTCCCTTGTTTGCGCCAGACCTATGGTTATATCGATAGTCTGTTCCTCAAGGATAGTTTGAAGCCCGTTTCAGAAACGGTTTTTCCTGCGCCTGTGTTTGATACAGCTCAACGGCATATCCAGGCTGAAGTACTGCAACGTACAGATTATGCTCAGCCAGCCATTGGAGCCTTCAGTGTTGGTCTTTACAAGATTCTGCAACAGGCAGGATTTAAGCCTGATTTTATTGCTGGACACAGCTTTGGAGAACTCACTGCTCTCTGGGCTGCTGAAGTTTTGAGTGATGAGGATTACTTTTTCCTAGTTAAAGCTAGAGGCCAAGCAATGGCAACCCCAGATGATCCAAATTTTGATCCGGGAGCAATGCTGGCGGTGAACGAAGAAGTTAATCGAGTCAAAGCGGTTATTGATAGTTTTCCTAAAATTACCATTGCCAATTTCAATTCGAATCGCCAAGTGGTCTTAGCCGGTTCAACAGCAGAAATTGCGAAGGTACAGGAAGTGTTGACTGAAAAAGGGTATTCTGCTATATTGCTGCCAGTTTCCGCTGCCTTCCATACTTCTCGGATTGGACATGCCCAAAAAGCTTTTGCTCAAGCCAGCGAAGCAGTTACCTTCAAAAAAGCAAAAATTCCTGTTTATACCAATGTGACTGGGGAGCGTTATCCCACTGAACCAGAAGACATTAAAAACATTTTGGGAGTAAACTTGAGCAAGTCAGTACTGTTCAAGCAGGAAATCGAAACTATCTACAATGCAGGGGGGTATTGCTTTGTTGAGTTTGGACCTCGGAGCATCCTGACCCACTTAGTAAAGGATATCCTTGGTGATAAACCCCATGTCGCCGTAGCCTTAAATGCAAGTCGTCAACAGGATAGCGATCGCCAATTGCGTCAAGCGGTTATCCAGTTGCGCGTTGCTGGTTTGCCCTTGAAAAACCTCGACCCCTACCAAATTGAGCCTCCAGCACCCAAGACTGACAATAAAAAACCCCTCAATGTCCGCTTAAATTGCGTTAATTATGTGTCAGAAAAGACGAAAAAGGCTTTTGAAAAGGCTTTGCAGGATGGACATCAAGTGACATCTCTTGGTCAGGATAATGGGGCAAGTCATGTGAGCACAGTGGAAACTCAACTGACACAAATGCTCACCAATGGAGATGGGTCTAGCCAGAGCAATGGTAAGACAGCTCAGGCAAATTATCAGGGGAGTTCTTCAACTAATAAGCTTGTCACTCCACCAACACCATCCCAGAGTAATGGACATCGCTCTAGCCAGAGCAATGGTCACACAGCTCAGGCCAATCATCAGCGGAGTTCTTCAACTAAGCTTGTCACTCCACCGACACCATCCCAGAGTAATGGACATCGCTCTAGCCAGAGCAATGGTCACACAGCTCAGGCCAATCATCAGCGGAGTTCTTTAACTAAGCTTGTCACTCCATCGACACCATCGGTGAGTAATGGAAATCGGTCTAGCCAGAGCAATGGTCACACCGCAAAGGCCAATTATCAGGGGAGTTCTTCAACTAAGCTTGTCACTACTCCATCGACACCATCGGTGAGTAATGGAAATCGGTCTAGCCAGAGCAATGGTCACACAGCTAAGGCCAATTATCAGGGGAGTTCTTCAACTAAGCTTGTGACTCAATCGACACCATTGGTGAGTAATGGAAATCGGTCTAGCCAGAACAATGGCAAGGGGGCGATCGCCCAGAAGCCAGGAAACAGGATTGCACTCTCCCCATTCATCCAGCCCACATCTCGGTTACGTCCCATGGAGACTTCTCAGAGCAAACCCACATCAATTGCCACTCAACCTACTCAAAAGCCAAATGGGCATCTTGTGACCTCCTCTGGGAGTAGCACCAATGACAGGTCTGATGCCAAACCAGCACTAGCTCTTACTCAACCCGCTCTTGAATCGAACATGCTCTCAACACCAACTCTATCTGTAAATTCCCAACGTATTTTAGAGAGCTTAGAGTATAGCTTGAAGTTGTTTAGTCAACATCAAGGTGAAACGTTACAGGTTCACGGACAATATCTGAACAATCAGCTGGAATATGCCAAAACCTTTTTCCAACTGATGCAGCAGCAGCATTCCTTGTTTGGCAACAGCAACGGAACTGATCAACAAGTGCAAACGAAGCAACTTGTGATACAGAGCTTAGAACGCACTATGATGCAGTTTCACCAGCAGCAAGGTCAGACTCTCAACGTCCATGAGCAATATTTAAACCATCAGCTAGAGTATACCAAGAACTTTTTCCAACTGGTAAAACAGCAGTATCAAGAGGTTCTCAAAGGTGAGGTTGTTGATCAACCAGGGCTAGAAGCTGGTAATGGTAATCAATTGCTGGGGAATCAGGAGTTAACCACACAAGATACTTCTACAACGGTGACAACATCGGTTACTAGCGCTCAGGATAGTCTCAATAATTTGCCATCCACTACTAAACTGACTACAGAGACCAAGCAAAAAAATAAGTTAGTACAGAAACAGGATAGCCAAACTTCTGAGAATACCGAAGTTGTCAACCAAGAGGAAACATTGAAACCGAATCCTGCTGCTACTTTGCTCAAGGAGTCGAAGCCAGAGCCAGAGCCAGCTTTAAGCAATGTCTCAAAACCCGTTCAGGAAAGTCCAGTAGCTGAAGTTAAGGTTGAGCCAACAGCAAAAGTAGCATCTTCAGCATCAGCAGCCACGGATATTAATGGGATTGGTCAAACTCTGCTAGATGTGGTTAGCGAGAAAACCGGCTATCCAGCGGACATGTTAGAGCTGGATATGGACATGGAAGCGGATTTAGGGATTGACTCCATCAAACGGGTGGAAATCCTAGGTGCTTTGCAAGAGATGTATCCTGATTTTCCTCAAGCCAATCCAGAGCAACTCGGAGAACTGCGCACCCTTGGTCAAATCGTGGAGTACTTACAGTCGAATGGTTCCAAGGTTCTCCCTGTCCAACCTGAAGCAACAACCAACAGCTCAGCTAAGATCGAAACAATCGAATCTGAGCCAGTGGAAAGCAATGAGGTTCAACCAGTTGAAGAAAATCTAGGGGCAGAAACGCCCACACCATTACCAGCTACAGATGTTAAAGCCATCGGTCAAACTCTGCTGGATGTGGTGAGCGAGAAAACCGGCTATCCAGCGGACATGTTAGAGCTGGATATGGACATGGAAGCGGATTTAGGGATTGACTCCATCAAACGGGTGGAAATCCTAGGCGCTCTACAGGAGATGTATCCTGATTTGCCTCAAGCCAATCCAGAGCAACTTGGAGAACTGCGTACCCTTGGTCAAATCGTAGAGTACTTACAGTCGAATGCTTCAAAGGTTATCCCTGTCCAACCTGAAGCAACAACCAACAGCTCAGCTGAGATGGAAACAATCGAATCTGAGCCAGTGGAAAGCAATGAGGTTCAACCAGTTGAAGAAAGTCTACCGCTAGAAACTTCCACACCATTAACACCATTACCAGCTATAGATGTTAAGGCCATCGGTCAAACTCTGCTAGATGTGGTGAGCGAGAAAACCGGCTATCCAGCGGACATGTTAGAGCTGGATATGGACATGGAAGCCGATTTAGGTATTGACTCCATCAAACGGGTGGAAATCCTAGGCGCTCTACAGGAGATGTACCCTGATTTGCCTCAAGCCAATCCAGAGCAACTCGGAGAACTGCGCACTCTTGGTCAAATTGTTGAGTATCTTCAACAGCAGACAGCGACGACTGAAAAAAAAGAGTTCCAGCAGCAGCCTTCTAGTGAGCAACTTGACCTAGATCATAATATTCCACGCTGTTTGGTAAAACTTAAAGCTTTGCCTGAGCCAGATAGTTTGGATTTGACGTTACCTGACAAGCATATTGTTTTGTTAACCGATGATGGTTCACTCACTACATCCAAACTGGCTCAATCCCTAACAGAGCGTGACTGGAAAGTGGTGGTCTTAAGTTTTCCCCAATCCCTGATTGCAGAACAACCACCTTTACCGAAAGGAGTTAGTCGTATTGTGTTGAACGATTTGAGTGAGGAGCATTTGAAACAACAATTGGCAGCAATTACTGCTAACTATGGTTCGGTTGCTGCATTTATTCATCTCAATCCTGCCATTGGGACCGGGCCCAATCATGGGATTCGCTTTCTTGACCTAGAAAAAGCTCTTCTTAAGCAGGTATTTTTGATGGCCAAACATCTCAAACCATCACTTAATCAAGCGGCGCGTCAAGGACGGAGTTGTTTCATGACTGTTGCTCGTCTTGATGGAGCGTTTGGATTAGCACAAAACATGAACTTTGGTGCAATTGGTGCTGGTCTATTTGGATTGACTAAAACCCTAAACCTTGAATGGAAATCGGTATTTTGCCGGGGCATTGATCTGAGTCCTGATCTGAATGCTGAGCGCTCGGCTCAGTACATCATGGCTGAACTTCACGATCCCAACCATTATATTACTGAAGTTGGATATAGTTCACAGGGGCGAGTAACCCTCAGCACTGAACCATCCATCTAA
- a CDS encoding PEP-CTERM sorting domain-containing protein, protein MKASIFATANILLATLGILGVEVKPATSQSLNFSDQEESEIRNFLSSLSSNNRRISNNNSFLKRLLPLPIVNSRTSGSSQTSDNILSEFITVLKVGTPGPDAFVGDSGTNIIFTRTGNDILLGVDPGAPIPGQGEIDILIGGPDSTSDGSSANAPTRDRFLLGDENNPYYAGGTGFRGKKDYALIGDFDPNQDTIRLHGDSSNYTLKPIGPKKNGTAIYLNNPRPDLIAILPGASGLSVDGDYFEYDNTPPSQQAAFDNAQQLGSASVDIAFNVGTDSVGNVYVTGWTQGDLGQSNAGSQDAYVAKYNSQGQQQWVKQLGTSGEDRSFDISFDSADNVYIAGTTTGNLGGSVVGGDDAYFIKLDSNGNTLLSQQYGTEQFDTAFAIDVDNDGNIYTGGYTTGDLGGVNAGSEEPIPLFDDPYVAKFDSNGNQLWAKQFGTVEFDELYGVAADNNGNVFATGFTTGKLGEEHAGLYDGWLTKFDSNGEQLWIEQFGTSNYDFAWDLALDSSGNVYSTGFTLGSLGGPNAGYYDAFLVKYDTDGNQLWTQQIGTSGSDSAFAIDIDSDGFIYISGITDGDLGGTNAGLNDVFIAKFDSDGNLLMTDQFGTPEDDFALFGIDAQQAAQVYLAGFTDGSLGGANAGSFDAWVASSSLSAGSVPSAPEPTTILGSLATLIFGAGFKKRLGKKFHTTVSKKST, encoded by the coding sequence GTGAAAGCCTCCATTTTTGCTACCGCTAATATTTTATTAGCTACTTTAGGAATTTTGGGAGTTGAGGTCAAACCTGCTACATCTCAGTCCTTAAATTTTTCTGATCAGGAAGAATCTGAAATCAGGAATTTTTTGAGCAGCCTATCGTCAAACAATCGAAGGATTTCCAATAATAATTCATTCTTGAAAAGACTATTGCCTTTGCCCATAGTCAACAGCAGAACATCAGGTAGTAGTCAAACCTCAGATAATATATTATCCGAATTTATTACTGTCCTGAAAGTAGGCACCCCCGGTCCCGATGCTTTTGTAGGGGATTCAGGGACTAATATCATTTTCACTCGTACTGGCAATGATATTTTACTGGGTGTCGATCCTGGTGCTCCTATACCTGGTCAAGGAGAAATTGATATCTTAATTGGTGGTCCTGATAGTACTAGTGACGGATCGAGCGCCAATGCCCCTACCAGAGACCGATTTTTGTTGGGGGATGAAAATAATCCCTACTACGCTGGCGGTACCGGATTCCGAGGGAAGAAGGACTATGCTTTAATTGGAGACTTCGATCCCAACCAAGATACTATTCGGCTTCACGGCGACTCAAGTAATTATACTCTGAAACCGATCGGACCGAAAAAAAATGGCACAGCCATATATCTGAATAATCCTAGACCTGATCTGATCGCCATTTTGCCAGGAGCTTCTGGTCTGAGTGTAGATGGTGACTACTTTGAATACGATAATACTCCCCCATCCCAACAAGCAGCTTTCGATAATGCTCAGCAGTTGGGAAGTGCCAGTGTTGATATCGCGTTTAACGTTGGTACTGATAGCGTTGGTAATGTATACGTTACAGGATGGACTCAAGGGGACTTGGGCCAATCCAATGCTGGATCTCAAGATGCCTACGTAGCTAAATACAATAGCCAGGGTCAACAACAGTGGGTTAAACAGTTGGGGACTTCTGGTGAGGACCGCTCTTTTGATATTAGCTTTGACAGCGCTGACAATGTTTACATTGCAGGCACCACCACGGGTAACTTAGGAGGGTCGGTCGTTGGAGGAGATGATGCCTATTTTATTAAGTTAGACAGTAATGGCAACACGCTGTTGAGTCAACAGTATGGAACTGAGCAATTCGACACTGCCTTTGCAATTGACGTTGATAATGACGGTAATATCTACACTGGGGGATATACTACAGGTGACTTAGGGGGAGTAAATGCTGGATCAGAAGAGCCCATTCCCCTGTTTGATGATCCCTATGTGGCCAAGTTTGATAGCAATGGTAACCAGTTGTGGGCTAAACAGTTTGGTACTGTTGAGTTTGACGAACTTTACGGTGTCGCCGCCGACAACAATGGTAATGTCTTTGCTACAGGATTTACTACTGGTAAATTAGGCGAAGAGCATGCTGGCTTGTATGATGGCTGGTTGACGAAGTTTGATAGTAACGGTGAGCAGTTGTGGATTGAGCAGTTTGGTACTTCTAATTATGATTTTGCCTGGGATCTTGCTCTTGATAGCTCTGGTAATGTCTACAGCACAGGATTTACCCTGGGCTCTTTAGGGGGACCGAATGCTGGGTATTATGATGCTTTCTTGGTTAAGTATGACACGGATGGCAACCAGCTATGGACTCAACAGATTGGGACTTCTGGTTCTGATAGCGCCTTTGCTATTGACATCGACAGTGACGGCTTTATTTATATTTCAGGAATCACTGATGGTGATTTAGGAGGAACCAATGCCGGACTCAATGATGTCTTTATTGCCAAGTTCGACAGTGACGGTAACCTGTTGATGACTGACCAGTTTGGAACCCCCGAAGATGACTTTGCCTTATTTGGTATTGATGCCCAGCAGGCTGCTCAGGTTTACTTAGCCGGATTTACTGATGGGTCTTTGGGAGGAGCTAATGCCGGATCCTTTGATGCCTGGGTAGCTAGTTCCAGCCTTTCTGCTGGATCTGTGCCTTCAGCTCCTGAACCCACCACCATTTTGGGTTCCTTAGCCACACTGATTTTTGGTGCTGGGTTCAAGAAAAGACTTGGTAAGAAGTTCCACACCACTGTCTCCAAAAAAAGTACTTAA
- a CDS encoding ABC exporter membrane fusion protein, with amino-acid sequence MALATGGIYFYGLPQFESKRQASISNSPENTMVMVGVTALGRLEPQGGVTRLSAPNSVGGTRVDQLLVKEGDKIKAGQIIALLDSYALRLATLEQAKQKVKVAKARLDKVKAGAQAGEISAQEATIARLQAQLRGEVATQEATLARLQAQLRGEVATQEATLARLQAQLRNAQAEYRRNQKLYQEGAISASLFDSKRLQVETIQEQINEANAALKRTVETIQEQINEAKATRRRTMDTGQEQISQAKANLDRITEVRPVDVQIAQGEIESAIAAVKLAQAELDLTYIRSPIDGQVLKVHTKSGEIIGSNGIVELGQTDQMYVIAEVHETDISKVHLGQKATMTSAAFDGKIQGTLAEIGLQIDRQQVFDVNPGSDTDRKVVDVKIRINDFLDSQRIAAFTNLQVEVMIHL; translated from the coding sequence ATGGCTTTAGCTACTGGGGGGATTTATTTCTATGGCTTGCCCCAATTTGAATCGAAACGTCAAGCTTCTATATCAAATTCCCCAGAAAATACCATGGTCATGGTTGGGGTCACTGCCCTTGGACGTCTAGAGCCTCAAGGAGGAGTTACTCGTTTGTCTGCCCCTAATTCTGTAGGAGGTACCCGAGTTGACCAACTCTTAGTGAAGGAAGGAGACAAGATTAAGGCAGGGCAAATCATCGCTCTGCTAGACAGTTATGCTCTTCGTCTTGCTACTTTAGAACAAGCTAAGCAAAAGGTTAAAGTTGCTAAAGCTCGTCTGGACAAGGTCAAAGCTGGGGCTCAGGCAGGAGAAATTTCGGCACAAGAGGCAACGATCGCTCGCTTACAAGCTCAGTTACGAGGGGAAGTGGCGACACAGGAAGCAACCCTGGCTCGCTTACAAGCTCAGTTACGAGGGGAAGTGGCGACACAGGAAGCAACCCTGGCTCGCTTACAAGCCCAATTGCGTAATGCTCAAGCCGAGTATCGACGTAATCAAAAACTCTATCAAGAAGGTGCAATTTCTGCCTCTCTTTTTGACAGTAAACGTCTGCAAGTGGAAACGATTCAAGAGCAAATTAATGAAGCAAATGCTGCTCTGAAACGAACTGTGGAAACGATTCAAGAGCAAATTAATGAAGCAAAAGCGACTCGGCGACGGACTATGGACACCGGTCAAGAACAGATCAGTCAAGCTAAAGCCAATCTAGACCGTATTACTGAGGTTCGTCCAGTAGATGTACAAATAGCTCAGGGAGAGATTGAGAGTGCGATCGCTGCTGTCAAGCTTGCTCAAGCTGAACTGGATTTAACCTACATCCGTTCTCCTATCGATGGACAAGTCCTGAAAGTTCACACCAAATCTGGAGAAATTATTGGCAGTAATGGGATTGTTGAGCTAGGTCAAACCGACCAGATGTATGTAATCGCAGAAGTCCATGAAACGGATATTAGCAAAGTCCATCTGGGTCAAAAAGCTACTATGACTAGCGCTGCTTTTGATGGGAAAATACAGGGAACACTCGCTGAGATTGGTTTACAAATTGACAGACAACAGGTTTTTGATGTTAATCCTGGATCAGATACGGATCGTAAAGTAGTGGACGTTAAAATCCGCATTAATGATTTCCTAGACAGTCAACGAATTGCAGCATTTACTAACTTACAAGTAGAGGTCATGATTCACCTGTAA
- the devC gene encoding ABC transporter permease DevC has translation MILQLPIAWLQLARQRVRLIVALAGIAFIVVLIFMQIGFNDSLYTSATKVHQIINGDLFLISSQYKSLTAKQSFPRERLYQALGFNGVEAVSPLYLRFAKFKNPITDQKYSIYIIGFDPGKPVLNSPEVNQNLDMLKLPNVVLFDRKSRPEFGPIAENFEQGNTEQTIEIFGFAARKGYRVKVGGLFSLGPSFGVDGNLIVGDSTLFRIFDLNSGMVDVGVITLKPDADPEIVLQNLKNHLSEDVLVFSYQEFVDFEKDYWQTRTPVGFILALMLFMGSVVGIVIVYQILHSNISTNIVAYATLKAIGYPNQYLLSVVFQQSVILAILGYIPGFAISLGLYNVAKTATGLPMEMRLDQASLVLIVTILMCFASGILAVNKMRSADPADIF, from the coding sequence ATGATTCTCCAACTTCCTATTGCCTGGTTACAACTAGCGAGACAAAGAGTTCGTTTGATCGTTGCTCTCGCTGGTATTGCGTTTATCGTTGTTCTTATTTTTATGCAAATTGGGTTTAATGATTCTCTCTATACTAGTGCTACCAAGGTGCATCAAATTATCAACGGTGATTTGTTTTTAATCAGTTCCCAATATAAATCTCTGACCGCTAAGCAAAGCTTCCCACGAGAGCGTTTATATCAGGCTCTAGGATTTAATGGAGTAGAAGCAGTTAGTCCGTTATATCTACGATTTGCGAAATTCAAAAATCCCATTACTGATCAAAAGTACTCAATCTATATTATTGGCTTTGATCCAGGAAAGCCTGTGCTTAATTCCCCGGAAGTTAATCAAAATCTGGATATGCTCAAACTTCCTAATGTAGTTTTATTTGATCGGAAGTCTAGACCTGAGTTTGGTCCAATTGCTGAGAACTTTGAGCAGGGAAACACGGAACAAACTATCGAAATATTTGGTTTTGCAGCTAGAAAAGGATATCGAGTTAAGGTTGGAGGCTTGTTTAGTCTAGGACCTTCTTTTGGGGTGGACGGTAATTTGATAGTTGGCGACTCAACATTGTTCCGGATATTCGATCTCAATTCAGGAATGGTTGATGTAGGAGTCATTACCCTCAAACCTGATGCTGATCCTGAAATAGTTTTACAAAATTTGAAAAACCACTTATCTGAAGATGTTTTAGTTTTTTCTTATCAAGAATTTGTTGACTTTGAAAAAGACTATTGGCAGACCAGAACTCCTGTTGGCTTTATCCTTGCTCTGATGCTATTTATGGGATCAGTTGTTGGTATAGTTATTGTCTATCAAATTCTTCATAGCAATATTTCTACTAACATAGTTGCCTATGCCACTCTAAAAGCAATTGGCTATCCAAATCAATACTTATTATCTGTAGTATTCCAACAGTCTGTTATATTAGCTATTTTAGGTTATATTCCAGGATTTGCTATCTCTTTAGGTCTGTATAATGTGGCAAAAACTGCTACTGGATTACCAATGGAGATGAGACTTGATCAAGCCTCTCTAGTTTTAATAGTAACAATTTTAATGTGTTTTGCTTCTGGCATATTGGCTGTTAATAAAATGCGGTCTGCTGATCCAGCTGATATTTTCTAG